The genomic segment gcatttatatagatttatcttttaatctttaaattatattcatattcaatgattcttttttttcgtcaaaaggtcattttattcatttaatcAATGTTTGGATGATACATAGTAGCAATGATTCTTactgataaaaaatttaactaaaatcccacgtaaaatcgcaaatagatataacaaagaaatattatcttaaaaattatatatgttgtatatcattgagtaaagtaagttatatatttatactcaaaagttggaattattatatttgagctcaacaatttctgttgataagaaatattttaaattaaaatcccgcgcGTGCGCGGGTGCAAATtctagtataaatataaattatagagATTTGATCTGATAATATCTTTTCACACatgtcccaaaaaaaataataactcaaTGATATTAAAAGACATGCATGCAAAGGGGTCACTCAGTCAAAAGTAGATACGttgatacaaaaaaagttaatatctGAATCTAtgtttacattattatatattttataattaatcataatttttaggGTGTACTCTAtggccctgattggtaacgaCTGTTACTTGTGACTatagatgctttgactgtaacGACTTTGTTGTAGAGACTTTTGCTttagaaactttaactgttaaaattttaatggcTGTTAtgttttcataaatataaattatgctaagaataaatttatgtagtaacataataaattttatttaaaaaataaaaattttaaaattaaaagacaagaactcataaaaaatgaatagataaatattttcaacaaattaaaaaatataaagatatgacaTAATTGATTATGTGTTATAATTGTTtttgatgcaaaaataattatgaaaaatggatctcaaaataacagaaataaaaaatttatttttaatgaattataatatatttatgataaaTTATACATAGATTGAAAATGAATGTTTTAATCGTCATGgataataagaaagaaaaaaataacaacagttgtattattatttatttttttacagcaAAAAAAGTCTCATATTTGTGACTTAAAAAATTTGTAcgtacaaaataaaaaagtgggCAGTTAaacttttaagacttttaaaattaataaaacagtaaaagcatgattggtaaaattttggcttttaagactttaaattaattttaaagtcttaaaaataTCTCCCAATCAGAGCCTATAtctatagaaaaagaaaaaaaaaattgacgcAGGCAGAGCACAATTGTAGTAACCCTAAATTCTCTCATCCGTAGCTTTCGGACGAAACCATGTGTGATCGTGATCATCCGCAGCCATCCGACGAAACGATATTCGATTGCGACGAAGCCACGTATAAGAGCCTCTATCCGCTGATTTTTTACAAGGGTAAGATCGATCTCTAGCTATATGCATCTGATTGGTTCTAATTTATTCGTAATTTGTATAATCGTTGTCTGTTTGCGTAGATGGTAAGACGTGTGTGTTTTGGGATGTGGAGGATTACCCAATCCCAGATGGTCCCGATCCTGCTTCGATTTACCAAAGTATGAAAGAGGCTGTAAAGAAGCATGGTTGTGATGCGGAGGTGACGATTCATGCTTATGCTGATAATAATACGGTTTCCGATGACTTGACACGTCAATTTTTGGATGCTGGATTCGAATTCGAAGTCTTTACCGAAGGTAAGAATTCCATTATTTCTCAATTAGTTAGGCTCTTTATctgttacatatataatatatgtatgtatctgTAAATCTAAAGATCTACGTTGTTGATATGCATATTTACCTGCTTTGCAGAGTGTAAATATGCGAGACATTGCGCCATGTTTTGTGACGTTATGTTGTGGACACTGGAAAACCCGACACCATCAAATGTGATTGTGCTCGCAAACATAATCGAAGACGACTTCGGTTATGGTATCGGATTTTTGTCTACCGTCTGGTCATATGGTGTTCTCTTATCCCAACCTAAGCGAAAATGGTTTTTGCCTATTGGAAGCGCACCCTCGTTTTTGACAAGCATATTTGATGGAGGAGAGGAGATATTAGCGGAAGCTCACAAGACAATATTATAAGCGGAAGCTAAGCTAGCGGATACTCTGCCTGATTCCGAGTAGTAACTTTTTGTATATCTATCTATCTCAATAGGGATGTAGGATGTTCTATGTTATTGTCTTGGtgcttaatatatatatatatagttagagATGTCAAGCTTTTGGATGTGACGAGGGTTGAAAACGTTTTTATTATTGTCTTTC from the Camelina sativa cultivar DH55 chromosome 12, Cs, whole genome shotgun sequence genome contains:
- the LOC104730984 gene encoding uncharacterized protein LOC104730984, encoding MCDRDHPQPSDETIFDCDEATYKSLYPLIFYKDGKTCVFWDVEDYPIPDGPDPASIYQSMKEAVKKHGCDAEVTIHAYADNNTVSDDLTRQFLDAGFEFEVFTEECKYARHCAMFCDVMLWTLENPTPSNVIVLANIIEDDFGYGIGFLSTVWSYGVLLSQPKRKWFLPIGSAPSFLTSIFDGGEEILAEAHKTIL